The Felis catus isolate Fca126 chromosome X, F.catus_Fca126_mat1.0, whole genome shotgun sequence genome includes a region encoding these proteins:
- the LOC101083402 gene encoding melanoma-associated antigen B3, which yields MPRAQKSKLCTGEKRHQAQGGTQPQRGAQTPAATEQAFPSSASPPFEVLTQRNPAARSRSAPKRSQRAVSATTKSAGVSRTRSYKGADCQVEKKQSSVQSPLSIVQSQGDPVSKTASVLVEFLLHMSRMKRPIMKADMLKFINKKHKHRFVEILKRASFSLEVVFGVDLKEVDPTKHSYVLVSKMNLPNNGTINRGRGFPKTGLLMNLLGVIFLKGNCAAEEKIWEFLSKMRVYAGKRHFIFGEPKKLITQDLVKLKYLEYRQVPNSNPPRYEFLWGPRAHAETNKMRVLEFWAKINQTVPSAFQPWYEEALRDEQERAEATVTLQAETDATASACSRACPAAPPTPSEVEPDPSHCD from the coding sequence ATGCCTCGGGCACAGAAGAGTAAGCTCTGCACCGGGGAGAAGCGCCACCAAGCCCAAGGTGGGACCCAGCCTCAGAGGGGTGCTCAGACCCCTGCGGCCACGGAACAAGCATTCCCTTCCTCGGCCTCTCCTCCCTTTGAAGTTCTTACTCAGAGAAATCCTGCTGCCAGGTCACGTAGCGCTCCCAAGAGGTCTCAGAGGGCCGTGTCCGCCACCACAAAGTCTGCAGGTGTTTCTCGCACAAGATCATACAAAGGAGCCGACTGCCAAGTTGAGAAAAAGCAAAGTTCCGTCCAGTCCCCACTCTCCATTGTGCAGTCTCAGGGGGACCCTGTAAGCAAAACAGCGAGTGTTTTGGTAGAGTTCCTGTTGCACATGAGCAGAATGAAAAGGCCCATTATGAAAGCTGATATGCTGAAGTTTATCAATAAAAAGCATAAACATCGCTTCGTTGAGATCCTCAAAAGAGCCTCTTTCAGCTTGGAAGtggtttttggtgttgacttAAAAGAAGTCGATCCTACCAAGCATTCCTATGTCCTTGTCAGCAAAATGAACCTCCCCAACAACGGGACTATAAACCGTGGCAGGGGGTTTCCCAAGACCGGCCTCCTGATGAATCTCCTGGGCGTGATCTTCCTGAAGGGCAACTGCGCCGCCGAAGAGAAGATCTGGGAGTTCCTGAGTAAAATGAGAGTCTATGCGGGGAAGAGGCACTTCATATTTGGGGAGCCCAAGAAGCTCATCACCCAAGATTTGGTGAAGCTCAAGTACCTGGAGTACCGGCAGGTGCCCAACAGCAATCCTCCACGCTATGAGTTCCTGTGGGGCCCCAGAGCCCACGCCGAGACCAACAAGATGAGAGTGCTCGAGTTTTGGGCCAAGATTAACCAAACAGTCCCAAGTGCCTTCCAACCTTGGTATGAAGAGGCTTTGAGAGATGAGCAAGAAAGAGCCGAAGCCACAGTCACACTCCAGGCTGAGACCGATGCTACGGCCAGTGCATGTTCCAGGGCATGTCCAGCAGCTCCTCCCACACCTAGTGAGGTCGAGCCCGATCCTTCACATTGTGACTGA